Below is a genomic region from Diabrotica undecimpunctata isolate CICGRU chromosome 7, icDiaUnde3, whole genome shotgun sequence.
TCGTCAACAGTTACGAAATGATGCAGGAAACTTTTTCGGATTGTCCTTTAACAGCGTCAAATATTGCTCAGAAGTTGTATTACGGTTGCGCTTGTTATCTGGAGTTAGCCAACGCGGCACTCATCGCACTGACAGCTTTCTTATGCTCATACGCTCAATTTTATACGGAATATGATCCACGAGATGCCTACTGTCTCAGCTATATTGCGCACCTTTAATCGGCGGTCTGCCAATGCGAGATCGTGGATTTTTGTTACATTATCCTCCATGGTAACCGTTTTCAGGGCACCTGGGTGAGGTTTATCAAAAACTGCCGTGCGACCATGCTGAAACTCATAAAACCAATTTTTGACAGTTGTAATCGAAGGAGAAGAGTCACCGTACACTACGCAATTTCCCTTCCAAACAAATAAtctatagaaaaaaaaagatttttttctatttttctaacTCCGAGAACGCACCCACTATCACACGCTACCAAAACAAAATTGCGAGTCCGATTCAGCTTAAATGATAACATTAGCTGTCTACAAGAATTTACTATATGATAGTAAATTGATCTTGCGATAGTTGCGCCATCGGACGGTGAGACTAAGAACTTATCGGACCCCCGTCGTATGTATCTTTAATATAAACCTTAAGGAGAATCTAAGAAATTTCTTTTATTGCGTTAAATTTATTCGTACAATTTTCCTtcattttaaagttttatgtatTTTACTTTTTCTGTTGATAGATTCAAATGAATGGCAGATTGCATCAAACAACGAAATTAGCAAAGACGGCAAAACTAGAATTCACTCCACAGTAGCATCGGTACAAGGCACCCAAAAGATAGATGGCGGCCAAATAGATTTCCAAGGAAAGAACGAAAACACTTCTAGCATCTATCACAACGCCGATGAAAACTCGGTAACCACAAGAAGCCAAAGTAGCAGCCATAGCTCGACTGCTTCTCGTATGGTTGCGTCCAACACAGTGCCTTCAGATCAAATCGAGTTACCAAGTAATCTTCAAGGGGGTACTAAAGTGATACGTGAAACTAAAACGTTACCAGATGGTTCTACAGTTACCACAACCAGGTACGATACCACGAGTGGTTCTTCTCACACCAGTAACCAATCTGCTCATGTACGGACTTCACAAGCATCTTCTTCCAGCCGCCAGGTGAACGAAAAAACGTCGGAAAATGTTGCTTATGTAGATAACCAAGAAGTAGCTGTACCTAGTAATCTGCAAGGTATTACTAAAGTCACAAGAGAGACTAAAACCCTACCAGATGGTTCAACTGTTATTTCCACCAGATACAACACTACTAGTGACAACATCCAAACAGGACATATTAAAACTGCCCAAACTTCATCAACAACTCATATAACAGGCGAACAAGAAGCAACTTTAAACATCTCAACACAAAACAACGATAACGTCAGTACCAAAACAGTTAGAGAATCTAAAATTATTCCCGAAACTTACACCAAAACATCTGTAACAAATCAAGTTACTGATATAAAAGGGTCTGTTCAAAATCGACCTCAAATACCAGACAACCTTCAAGGAGTAACCAAGATAACTAAAGAAACAAAAACATTACCAGATGGTTCTATCATGACAACAACAAAGTACCACACAGTTAGTGGTACTACTACACATACCGAAGTTACAGGAAGTGGGAAAATTTCCAAAGAGCACAGCTCAGTGACAAATAAATCTACTAAAAGATTCGAAGAAAGTGCAGACAACCAACAAAATTACAAAACTGAAAAAACACACTCAGTAAACAACAAGGTAATAGATAATAAAGACGTAATAAGGACTAATGTTACCAGTACCCAAGAGAACAACAGGAAAAATTTTGTTGAAGACAGCACCAAAGTAGTTAATGTTAACGAAAACATAAATATAACCAGAATAAGCACCGATGATAGAGATATTTTACATAGAGTACCCAACAAACATCCAGCGGAACCCAAAGTGTGcgaaaatattgtaataaatcaACAAAATAGAACAGAAGAATTAAAAACTGACAATTTTATAAACACAGAACGCACACAAGAAGTTTTAACACGGGACAAGTACCCACAAGAAATCCCTAAAAGTAAACCAAGTACCCAGAGAGATATAAGTCCTACCAAACCAACAAAAACTGACTATCAACCTAGTAAGCCAACGGATGGACAGTACGAAACAACTTATAGAACTGACTATACCAACAGGAAAATAAGTGTAGAAGTTAGTCCCACCCATGATGCATTTGCAAGGTCTTTAAGAGCTGTCTCACCTGATCGAGTGCCTAGTAGAGGTAGCCACAAAACTAGTAATTCTTCAATACCTGAAAAAATGAGACATCCCTCGAGAATATCTCCAGAGCGTACTCATAGAAATCGAGGTGGAAGTCCTACAAAAAGCAACGACAGATTTTCTAGTACCGAcacttatatttataataaaagaaGAACTACTGATGAAGAGCCAAAAACAAAGTCACCTTCTCCAAAAAGATACGGTAGTACCGATACATTCAGGAAGACAGAAAGTCAGGAAACGATCACAATTTCTAAAACGTCAAGACATGATGTTACTAACACTACAACTAAAAAGAAAGACATAAAAAGGACAAGTCAACATTCTCTACCAAGATCAAGGTCTCCCTCTCCTACGAAACCTTCTGATCGTAAAAGAGAAATGTATGAAATTGTAACTGACTTGGACGAAGACGTAACGATAACCACAGAAAAGCAGAAAACTGGTTCTAGACCCAATACCTTAGAGCTTTCGAAGAAACCTAAAAAAATTACTGACCGTTCTCCATCTTCTCCTTTATCAGACTTAGGATCCCCTAAGAAATCACCTACAAAAGATCTTAGAAGAACTAGCAGCTTTAAATCGCCTACTAAAGATCATTCTCCTACTAAATATCCAACCGAGAGTTACAAGGCTCCAAAAGACAATATGTCAAAATCTCCAACAAGAAACCTTCCAGAAGATCGTCCTTTAAAAAGAACCGATACATATGAAGAACGTTGTCGGCAAATTCTCGGCATAACAGAAGTGACTgacaaaagaagaagtagtttGGAGAGATCATCAAGTAAAAGAAGTTCTTTCAGAagaaatacttcgacgaataatGTGGACACAACTGGGAGCACTAGTCCCACTAAAGATAAACCTAGAAGTCCAACCAAAAGCCCGGTGAAGGAGAGACCGCGGTCAAAAGACTATGAAACAACTGATATTGTTTCAACTAGAAAAACAACAGACACAACTGATATTCCTACACGTATTGACGGAAAACCTCGAAGTCCATCAAAGAGTCCAGTAAAAGAAAGACCACTATCCAGAGAATATGAAACGATAGATACTGTTTCAACAACCAAAACAGTAAATACACATAAAATAACTAGGCCTACTGATGATAAACCTAGAAGTCCAATGAAAGAAAGACCACGTTCAAGAGATTATGATACAACTGATATTGTTACAACGACCAAAACCGTGGacacaaataaaataactagGCCTACTGACGATAAACCTAGAAGTCCAACGAAAGAAAGACCACGTTCAAGAGATTATGAAACAACTGATATTGTCACAACGACCAAAACCGTAGACACAAATAAAATATCTAGTCCTACTGGAGGAAAACCTAGACCAAAAAGTAGTCCAGTAAAAGAAAGACCACGTTCAAAAGATTTTGAAACCACTGACATAGTTTCAACAACCACAATAGTGGATACAGCAGAAATCACGAGACCAACCGAAGGTAAACCTAGAAGTCCAATGAAAGAAAGACCTATTTCCAGAGATTATGAAACCACCGATTTTACTACAACGACCAATACAGTGGACACAACTGAAATTACTAAAGCTACTGGAGGTGAACCTAGAAATCCAGTTAGAGAAAGACCACGTTATGAACCAACTGATATTGGTACAACGACGAAAACAGTGGACACAACTGAGATTACTCGTACACAAGAGACATATAGCCCTATAAAAAGTCCAGTAAAAGAAAAACCACTATCGAAAGGATTTGAAACTACCAACATTTCATCAACAAAAACAGAGGACATAACTGAAATCACTGAAAGCATTAGACCTACTAACGGAAAACCCAAAAGTTCTGTAAAGGAAAATCCATTTTCAAGAAATAATGAAAGCTTAGACATCGTGTCAACCACCGAAACAGAAACCACTGTTATAACAAGTAACACCGATACCCCTGAAAAGGGGCCACAAAGTCCAAATAAAGGGGAAAAACCTGAACGAATTCGAAAGACGCCTCATGAAAAGAGTCCAAATAAATACCATGACAAGGAACATACTACGAATGTCCAAAAAATTACAGAACAAGTTGACGTTTATAATAAGGAACAAATTATAATAACTGATGAAGAATATAAATCGCCACATCAACAACCAACGAAACCAAATCAAAAGAAACATCCACAGACGACTGTTGACCAAATAGACCAAACTGTTTTTTCCAAAACCTCGCAAGAAAACATTTCTAGAAAAGATATTAAAAACGTGACAGACGAGATCACACTACAAGAGGTAGAAATCGTTACCATGAGACCTATAAACGAAACAGTTGATGATAGTCCTAAAAAGAGCGGACCTGGCATTACTGAATTCCCATCCCAAAAGAAGCCACAAAAACATACGCCTAAGAATGTAACTCAGTCTAAAACGATTAATACaagagaagaagacgatgaagttATTACTGAAGAAACAACTATTTATGATAACAACAGACCGTCCAATAAAGGTCCGTATATGAAAGAAAGACCTAAGACCACATCTGATAAACATAAAACGACCACAACAGAATTTATAATGCAGGAAAAATTAAGCACAGAAATAAACTCAAGTACTGAAGTCTTAGTAGATGAATCAGACCGACAAATACCTACCAAAAAGACACCAAAAGTTAAAGAGACCCGTCCTCAAAGTACACCATCAGGCAAACAAGTTACATCAACGATATATACTGAAAATGATCTTAATGTGGAAGAAATTGTTGATATTAAAACTTTAGAACACAAACCTTCAAAGCCAACAACTACAGAtgaaaaacaaataaagaaagaaCATACTGAACATCCGGCACAATCCAAACTGAAACCTAAAGATATTActacaaatattacaactaaggaAATCATCACCaaggaaacaaaaacaaaacctGGTGAAAAAAAAGAACCAACAAAAAGGATACCAATAACTGAATTCCCCTCTCAGATTCGCAAAGAGCCAAAAAGCACTACTAAAACTAGTACATCAATAACTGAAGATATATCCGTAGAAGAAGTAACAAAGAAATCAACGAAGCCTTCTCCTGAAgataaaaaaccaaacaaaaagGGTCCAGATACACAAGAAAAACCTTTAAAACCTACATTATCAAATAATGAAACAGTAAAGAAAACAgagaaagaaaataatattaaaactagcAAAGACAAAGTTACTGATGAAGAAGAAACCATTATTGATGAATTTATAGTAGTGGATGATTCTGATGTTCCAAAAGTTACCATTGGTAGACCGATTCCCAAGGATGAAAAACCTAAAAAATTAACTAAACAACATGCAGTTCATAAAACAACAGAAAATGTAGAAGACGATGTTGATTTTATCCAAGAAGTTATAGTTACCGATGAATTTGAAATTGTAAACATTCCAAAACAGAAACCAAAGCAGGAAATCCCTCAGTATACTTCACAAACTAGAAAACCCATTAcgaaaaacatctctaaagaaaaTATTACCCCTACAAAGGAAAAACCATCCAAAGTTAAGAAACCTACCAACAAAGAACCTGTTGCTACAGAAAAATTCTTTGAACCTATCGATTATGCGAATATGGTACCTGTTGAGGAACCATTGATGATAAAAAAACATATAGACACAAGTTGTCCTGATGAAATTAGGCACGCAgagaaaattactaaaaaattcatcgaaaaagaacaaaaagaaatcAATGAAAACATAAATATACAGAGAAGACCTGTTAAACCAGAAAAGGAAACTCCTGTACATAAAACACAAATTAGTACCACAGCCAAGAAACCACAAAAACAACCAGAGAAGAAATTCGATAAACCTAGTACAAGAAAACCGGTCAATGGTATAACTGAATATCAAGATCAGTATTCTACTAATCTTAAACCAAAATCAATTCCTACTAAACCTAAGACCACAGAACCCACAACAGTGTTTAAAccgtcaaataaaataaattctatacCCACTAAACCTGCTACAAAGGTTCAGGTTAATGGATTCCATAAGCCAGAAAAACCCAAAACAACTCAGGACACTATCAAGTCTTCTACTGTGGTTGTAAATACAATGAGGGTACCAAAACAGCCTATTGTAGAAACAATAACAACAAAGAAGACTACAAAAACCATTAATCTAAAAGAAAATGAACCATCTGAACCAACAAAGTTAAGAAAACCATTACCAAGCAAAAGCCCTGTAAAGCCTTCAACTAAACCATCGCATCCCGATCATACAACGAAAAAGCATCTGGTTACCACTACAATAACACTAAAGAGTAACACCCAACCAGTAACTACCAAACCAAAAGTGCCAAAAACAACTACAACGGTTACAAAGACACAAAAGAACAGGGTTATTGATTTGAAACAGAAACGTGTAAATGAGTATGTATCGACTGATACTGATGAAGAAGAAACAATAGTAGAAACTGTCGATGTAACGAGAAGAAATGGCACCAAAAGACAACCAGAAAAATGTATAACAACAAAAACCGTTATCATAAACAACAATACACAACCGAGGCAAATAGTGGTAGACCTACAACGTTCAAAGTCTTCGAGAGAACCAACTCCAGATAAAATATGTCCAGTGCCCACAGAATACGGAGGCTACGGATCACCAAGATATCCTGACGAAATTGAAGAGCCGGATGATGTTAACGTTAGAAAACCACCAAAGAGACTTTCCGACATACCTTTATTAGAATCAGAAGACGTTACCAACTTTAGCAGAATAACAGAAATCTCAGATACTAAAGTAGTTACTGATATCGATAAAGTAGAAACAACGGACGAGAGTCTCTTAAGCgttaatagaaaaataaatttgttcTTAGACACAGCTGATAAACTTACTAAAGGTGGTAAAAGCCCGTCTGGTCCAGCTCCTAAAGTAGAAAGGCCCAAATTGGAAGTAACACAAGATCTGGAGTCAGATGAGTGTCTTTTAAGCGTATCGGAAAAAGTTAACAAGTTCATAAACACTGCTGATCAATTTATGAATGTTCGGGATTTGCCAGAACGACCAAAAAGTCCAAGGTGTAAAtttaataatgataaaatttCTTCTGATAATTTTATTACTACGGAACAAAAAACAATTCAGAAAGAAAACGTGACTACAGAGACTCGAAAAGTATCTTTAGAAAATTTAAATACTGTCGATAACTATAGAAAATCTTCGCCCACTGATATTAAAAAAGAACCTAAATCTGCTCATAGACCTGAAAAACCTGACGATAAAAAATCTGTGGAGAAGAAACCTAATAAATCTCCAATTAGAGAAAGCCAGAAAACACGTCCTGAGCTTGTTGATCAAAACTATCCTAATTATAGTACTATAACTAAACGAGTATCTTTAGAAAATCTTGAAATTCAAACCAGTATTAAAAACACAGAAGATATTCGAAGAAAATCCCCTGAACGAGTATCACCAACACATGCCAAACGACCTACAGATAGAGACATATCTCCTGATGATACAAGAAACAAACCAAGTGAAAGATCATCTCCAGATCGTTTATCCCCCACAAAAACTACCCCCAATCATCCTGGAACACCCAATAGGCGTCCACCAAATGAATACACGTCAATCAAATCCATAAAAACCCAAGAAATAAAATCTACGACCAAAGAAGTCAGTACTACTCCAAAGAGTAGCAAAAGTAAACCAGTGgaggacaaaaaaaatattctgaGTACTACTGGTCGTCTTAGGAGTACAGAAAGTATTAAGAAAGCTAGAGCTCTCTTTGAAAACATCAACAAAGAAGCAGAAAGGGCCAATAACAAATCCCCAATTTCTACTAAGAAAGAAACTGTCGTTAGAAAACTTAGCTATTCCAGTGATGATGACTTAAAACAGACTAGAACTACAAAGTCTAGATCTAACTCCCCTGATAAACCAACAGGAGATGTACCTCATTATATGTTACCTTTAGATAGACCTACCAAACCCAAATCTGAATCTCCTGAAAGAAAGACTTTAAGATCAAGATCGCCTGATGGAAGTGAATCTGGTGGTATTCCCCACTACATGTTGCCATTGGACAGACCCAAGACACACACACCTAGATCTAAATCTCCTGATAGAGAAAGCTTAAGATCCTGTTCTCCGAATTTTAGACATGAAACTGGAGAAGTTCCTCATTATATGTTACCTTTAGATAGAAGCCATATGACTAGTGAACCTGATCGAGATGTTCCAAGACATAAGTCACCTATTATGAAGACAGAACATGGCGATGTTCCACACTATATGTCACCTTTACACAAACCTAACACTCATGTCCCAAGGTCCAAATCTCCTGATAGAGAAAGCTTAAGATCTTGTTCTTCGAATGTTAGACATGAAACTGGAGAAGTTCCTCATTATATGTTACCTTTAGATAGAAGTCATACGACTGACGAACCTGATCGAGATATCCCAAGACACAAATCACCTGTGACAAAGTTATCACCCGGAGATACTCCTCATTATATGTCACCTTTACACAAACCACAGACTCATACTCCAAGATCCAAGTCTCCTGGTAGAGAAAGGTTTAGATCCATTTCTCCCAAAGATAGGTATGAAAGCGGAGAAGTTCCCCACTATATGTCACCTTTAGATAGAAGTTACATACCAACTGAACCAGACAGAGAAGTTCCAAGACATAAACAACATCTTACGAGGACAGAACCTGGTGTTACTCCTCACTATATGTTACCATTAGAAAATCCTATGACTCATATACCTAGATCCAAATCTCCAGATAGAGAAAGCTTTAGATCTTCTTCTCCCAATGTTCGACATGAAACTGGAGAAGTCCCTCATTATATGTTACCTTTAGATAGGAGCCACACGCCCAGTGAG
It encodes:
- the LOC140445960 gene encoding uncharacterized protein isoform X2; protein product: MSAETTNISHIQDEDVLRKMWQDTEDFGKKKEIRSHMYKLREQRLREFYNGSEITESRSSKTTGKVTQSSTHADSLVDQSFQSFKSKEVRDSGSPTRDIHYKVPDSNEWQIASNNEISKDGKTRIHSTVASVQGTQKIDGGQIDFQGKNENTSSIYHNADENSVTTRSQSSSHSSTASRMVASNTVPSDQIELPSNLQGGTKVIRETKTLPDGSTVTTTRYDTTSGSSHTSNQSAHVRTSQASSSSRQVNEKTSENVAYVDNQEVAVPSNLQGITKVTRETKTLPDGSTVISTRYNTTSDNIQTGHIKTAQTSSTTHITGEQEATLNISTQNNDNVSTKTVRESKIIPETYTKTSVTNQVTDIKGSVQNRPQIPDNLQGVTKITKETKTLPDGSIMTTTKYHTVSGTTTHTEVTGSGKISKEHSSVTNKSTKRFEESADNQQNYKTEKTHSVNNKVIDNKDVIRTNVTSTQENNRKNFVEDSTKVVNVNENINITRISTDDRDILHRVPNKHPAEPKVCENIVINQQNRTEELKTDNFINTERTQEVLTRDKYPQEIPKSKPSTQRDISPTKPTKTDYQPSKPTDGQYETTYRTDYTNRKISVEVSPTHDAFARSLRAVSPDRVPSRGSHKTSNSSIPEKMRHPSRISPERTHRNRGGSPTKSNDRFSSTDTYIYNKRRTTDEEPKTKSPSPKRYGSTDTFRKTESQETITISKTSRHDVTNTTTKKKDIKRTSQHSLPRSRSPSPTKPSDRKREMYEIVTDLDEDVTITTEKQKTGSRPNTLELSKKPKKITDRSPSSPLSDLGSPKKSPTKDLRRTSSFKSPTKDHSPTKYPTESYKAPKDNMSKSPTRNLPEDRPLKRTDTYEERCRQILGITEVTDKRRSSLERSSSKRSSFRRNTSTNNVDTTGSTSPTKDKPRSPTKSPVKERPRSKDYETTDIVSTRKTTDTTDIPTRIDGKPRSPSKSPVKERPLSREYETIDTVSTTKTVNTHKITRPTDDKPRSPMKERPRSRDYDTTDIVTTTKTVDTNKITRPTDDKPRSPTKERPRSRDYETTDIVTTTKTVDTNKISSPTGGKPRPKSSPVKERPRSKDFETTDIVSTTTIVDTAEITRPTEGKPRSPMKERPISRDYETTDFTTTTNTVDTTEITKATGGEPRNPVRERPRYEPTDIGTTTKTVDTTEITRTQETYSPIKSPVKEKPLSKGFETTNISSTKTEDITEITESIRPTNGKPKSSVKENPFSRNNESLDIVSTTETETTVITSNTDTPEKGPQSPNKGEKPERIRKTPHEKSPNKYHDKEHTTNVQKITEQVDVYNKEQIIITDEEYKSPHQQPTKPNQKKHPQTTVDQIDQTVFSKTSQENISRKDIKNVTDEITLQEVEIVTMRPINETVDDSPKKSGPGITEFPSQKKPQKHTPKNVTQSKTINTREEDDEVITEETTIYDNNRPSNKGPYMKERPKTTSDKHKTTTTEFIMQEKLSTEINSSTEVLVDESDRQIPTKKTPKVKETRPQSTPSGKQVTSTIYTENDLNVEEIVDIKTLEHKPSKPTTTDEKQIKKEHTEHPAQSKLKPKDITTNITTKEIITKETKTKPGEKKEPTKRIPITEFPSQIRKEPKSTTKTSTSITEDISVEEVTKKSTKPSPEDKKPNKKGPDTQEKPLKPTLSNNETVKKTEKENNIKTSKDKVTDEEETIIDEFIVVDDSDVPKVTIGRPIPKDEKPKKLTKQHAVHKTTENVEDDVDFIQEVIVTDEFEIVNIPKQKPKQEIPQYTSQTRKPITKNISKENITPTKEKPSKVKKPTNKEPVATEKFFEPIDYANMVPVEEPLMIKKHIDTSCPDEIRHAEKITKKFIEKEQKEINENINIQRRPVKPEKETPVHKTQISTTAKKPQKQPEKKFDKPSTRKPVNGITEYQDQYSTNLKPKSIPTKPKTTEPTTVFKPSNKINSIPTKPATKVQVNGFHKPEKPKTTQDTIKSSTVVVNTMRVPKQPIVETITTKKTTKTINLKENEPSEPTKLRKPLPSKSPVKPSTKPSHPDHTTKKHLVTTTITLKSNTQPVTTKPKVPKTTTTVTKTQKNRVIDLKQKRVNEYVSTDTDEEETIVETVDVTRRNGTKRQPEKCITTKTVIINNNTQPRQIVVDLQRSKSSREPTPDKICPVPTEYGGYGSPRYPDEIEEPDDVNVRKPPKRLSDIPLLESEDVTNFSRITEISDTKVVTDIDKVETTDESLLSVNRKINLFLDTADKLTKGGKSPSGPAPKVERPKLEVTQDLESDECLLSVSEKVNKFINTADQFMNVRDLPERPKSPRCKFNNDKISSDNFITTEQKTIQKENVTTETRKVSLENLNTVDNYRKSSPTDIKKEPKSAHRPEKPDDKKSVEKKPNKSPIRESQKTRPELVDQNYPNYSTITKRVSLENLEIQTSIKNTEDIRRKSPERVSPTHAKRPTDRDISPDDTRNKPSERSSPDRLSPTKTTPNHPGTPNRRPPNEYTSIKSIKTQEIKSTTKEVSTTPKSSKSKPVEDKKNILSTTGRLRSTESIKKARALFENINKEAERANNKSPISTKKETVVRKLSYSSDDDLKQTRTTKSRSNSPDKPTGDVPHYMLPLDRPTKPKSESPERKTLRSRSPDGSESGGIPHYMLPLDRPKTHTPRSKSPDRESLRSCSPNFRHETGEVPHYMLPLDRSHMTSEPDRDVPRHKSPIMKTEHGDVPHYMSPLHKPNTHVPRSKSPDRESLRSCSSNVRHETGEVPHYMLPLDRSHTTDEPDRDIPRHKSPVTKLSPGDTPHYMSPLHKPQTHTPRSKSPGRERFRSISPKDRYESGEVPHYMSPLDRSYIPTEPDREVPRHKQHLTRTEPGVTPHYMLPLENPMTHIPRSKSPDRESFRSSSPNVRHETGEVPHYMLPLDRSHTPSEPERDFDIPRHKQYVTNSTPNYMSPLHRPKTHTPRSNSPDRESLRSCSPNIRHETGEVPHYRLPLDKKHTHSTPRPKSPERDTPRHKSPESGDIPHYMLPLDRDVRTSRPRSKSPGGDSPRHTSPDVRSEASDVPHYMLPLERNVHHKDKLITGSKPESPNKFGVTLKKVHPDKPVTKTTNTKVSTERKTSNVENITEEEIEDIFEIEVLEELLQRITSYEIRRVIRTQIKLVKKLITENRLTIYIQERKQSKIRKDRSETITQKVEYHSSYNEKRKSSTDRTIETRTRSPQRTPSPTRQPKNQFYRPNEHISSKEVKRQSPQRTSSPTKPFNENNLIKTTTTTNTTIRTSTPREIVRKPGETSSPERRSPQRQPSPTRTQTTVQTNYRLKSSSDVPTTKQISKKTEELRKFSPERVSLVETTSRTEKVRRTSTEISTLHTKTTSPERNVPQKKEPRQSSPDKKAPKSGYSILKKTEVQQKKVEEKKPEWITNRNLKKVTGSSTNEQVRTTSKKTVKEEKIVKSSEYEPTDLITSSYGVGPTDENGTPLFGLKALRQTNNGTTKVQGTFITSEYYSENGQEPVGQISVTNYSTDPRDLSTEEQIQNNNLVTSVTTTQKFGYEDSPSLETLTNKRTTKQIEDSVADGNRTSNFKRQNSVKAISQKFIDSAVESLKNERQTSYPKAGLILRTSSFKDSKNDSNEEDVTSGIVATTKTSKQTTTTKSTSSGGGSFLSNKSTISGVTDVISRMKTEEYEEGDSSEDIEARSLLNKFIGSQVILSGMENRGTSITTSNISKSELVPTTTSKKTIKLTTTVTEGGKTKTKTLVFQSPITEEELENIWDEKILRLLLEQSTEYEERRIIRNRLRSVMAEQEACADLVQKASQEQPGGKIEESVTVEKSSSETPTTTTTTKVTKISTQQQVTKKPLSPFAKFQQLDKQNSINTPTPPGTFN